In one window of Prevotella sp. E13-17 DNA:
- a CDS encoding acyl-CoA dehydratase activase, with protein MIYRIGLDIGSTTVKMVVADGDGRIVWSRYERHNARVKEILLRFFADAEEKVGSSHVTVAVTGSVGMQTAEVLGAEFVQEVVAASFFARQQFPEAKALIDIGGEDSKVVLFNDGRLDLRMNGNCAGGTGAFIDQMAQLLGLTNLQMNDLALTATHHHTIAARCGVFAKTDVQNLMSRGVPIADICASVFHSIAVQTITTLAHGQTIEPPILLCGGPLTFLSALRKAFADYMHWDESLFIVGQDNCLVPAIGCTLRCKDATFTLSELKERLSAKQQINIKTAQQPLFVDEDAVATWQQEKRNNAIEVVPMQSREQVVIGIDSGSTTTKIVAARSSGEILFTYYTQSLGKPIEAVREGLRQLQMEAQRQCCGLSVVGSCSTGYGEDLIKAAFSLDDGIIETMAHYQAASRLMPDVSFILDIGGQDMKAIFVEKGVVTRMELNEACSSGCGTFLQTFAQSLGIDISEFARQACTAVHPCDLGTRCTVFMNSKIKQVLREGACVADIAAGLAYSVVNNCLHKVLKLKNVSELGRRIVVQGGTMRNDAVVRALELLTGCQVARSNMPEMMGAYGCALHAARHLSAPRSLEQMMQSANCETRLLQCRGCENACQVTRHKFAGGSSYHSGNKCERVFTNTATTCQPGGNVYPEKLRMLFDRETNAAALRRIGIPRVLNMYEDYPFWHRLLTYCGFQVVLSSESKMQRYEGALCMVMSDNICFPAKLVHSHIEELQNSGVERILMPYVVFDKQESLTAVNSYNCPIVSGYSDVIRSSMSSAVPVDSPVINFADSRLLKKQVVDYLLSLGISPKIANKAFRQALQAQEDYETSIQELTQKILDEGRRKRQMIVLLAGRPYHADPLIQHRLSETISQMGACVISEDIVRNRQDIADGHTNSVRQWAYTNRIIKAAQWVSSVATDVQFVQMTSFGCGPDAFIQDEVRSLLARHHKTYTLLKIDDVSNIGSLKLRVRSLIESLRLQSGRANPIVLPFQTIRTYTRNDRRRKILVPHISEFITPLLPAFGHVAGYDIEVLPPSDAESAAVGLQYANNEVCYPATLIVGDIIKALQSGRYHPEEIAVAMSQTGGQCRATNYAGLIKRAMVQAGFQQIPLITLGVTTNETKANQQEGFDFPWLRLFPVLATGLLYADAVAKMYYSTVCREKQAGTADVLRDKYLRLASEVIRKHDTKQLMLLIDQAASEFNAACTDRKTKRVGIVGEIFLKFNHFAHQQITDVLINQGFEVVPPLITPFFLQEFVNVVQNKRLGLSASHLPSVVVRMLYRLAWRHIQRFNSVLSRYPQFTPFTDIRREARLAFHIVSPAAQAGEGWLLPGDMMELAEQGVNSVISLQPFGCIANHIVAKGIEKAVLRHYPHLNLLSLDFDSGVSSVNVINRLLLFLDSA; from the coding sequence ATGATATATAGAATAGGTTTAGATATAGGCTCTACCACAGTGAAGATGGTTGTGGCCGATGGCGACGGACGCATCGTTTGGTCACGCTATGAACGACACAATGCACGCGTAAAAGAGATCTTGCTTCGATTCTTTGCTGATGCTGAGGAAAAGGTTGGCAGCAGTCATGTGACAGTGGCAGTTACGGGATCTGTTGGTATGCAGACGGCAGAGGTGCTTGGAGCCGAGTTCGTGCAAGAGGTAGTGGCAGCTTCTTTTTTCGCCCGCCAACAGTTTCCCGAGGCAAAAGCACTCATTGACATTGGCGGTGAAGACTCGAAAGTAGTGCTCTTCAACGATGGACGATTGGACCTGCGCATGAACGGCAACTGCGCCGGGGGCACGGGAGCCTTTATCGACCAGATGGCACAACTGCTGGGACTGACCAACCTGCAGATGAACGACTTGGCGCTGACCGCCACGCACCATCACACCATTGCCGCACGCTGTGGTGTGTTTGCCAAGACCGATGTACAGAACCTGATGAGTCGTGGTGTACCTATAGCCGACATCTGTGCCTCCGTGTTCCACTCCATCGCCGTGCAGACCATCACCACACTGGCCCACGGACAGACCATCGAGCCACCCATATTGCTCTGTGGCGGCCCGCTCACCTTTCTCTCTGCGCTGCGCAAAGCTTTTGCCGATTATATGCATTGGGACGAGAGCCTGTTCATCGTAGGTCAAGATAACTGTCTGGTTCCAGCCATTGGTTGTACCTTGCGTTGCAAAGATGCCACCTTTACACTGTCAGAGTTGAAGGAGAGGCTGAGTGCCAAGCAGCAAATCAACATCAAGACGGCCCAGCAGCCACTCTTTGTTGATGAGGACGCTGTCGCCACATGGCAGCAGGAGAAGAGGAATAATGCTATCGAGGTGGTGCCGATGCAGTCACGCGAGCAGGTCGTAATTGGCATTGACTCTGGTTCTACAACGACAAAGATTGTGGCCGCAAGGTCTTCGGGCGAAATACTTTTCACATACTACACACAGAGTCTTGGCAAGCCTATCGAGGCTGTGCGCGAAGGACTGCGACAATTGCAGATGGAGGCACAGCGGCAATGCTGCGGATTGAGTGTTGTCGGCTCGTGCTCCACAGGTTATGGAGAAGACCTGATCAAGGCTGCCTTTTCGCTCGATGACGGCATCATCGAGACCATGGCGCATTATCAGGCCGCTAGCCGGCTGATGCCAGATGTGTCATTCATCCTCGATATTGGTGGACAGGACATGAAAGCCATCTTCGTGGAGAAAGGCGTGGTGACACGTATGGAGCTGAACGAGGCCTGTTCGTCGGGCTGTGGCACATTCCTGCAGACCTTTGCTCAAAGCTTAGGAATCGACATTTCGGAGTTTGCCCGGCAAGCCTGCACTGCCGTACATCCTTGCGACCTGGGTACTCGTTGCACCGTCTTCATGAACTCGAAAATCAAACAAGTATTGCGAGAGGGAGCATGCGTGGCCGACATTGCCGCGGGTCTGGCCTACTCAGTGGTGAACAACTGTCTCCACAAAGTGCTGAAACTGAAAAACGTCAGCGAACTGGGGCGTAGGATAGTAGTGCAAGGCGGCACCATGCGCAACGATGCAGTTGTGAGAGCATTAGAACTGCTGACGGGCTGTCAAGTAGCCCGTAGTAACATGCCCGAAATGATGGGGGCATACGGCTGTGCACTCCACGCTGCCAGGCATCTGTCCGCCCCACGCTCTTTGGAACAGATGATGCAATCGGCCAACTGCGAAACACGTTTGCTACAATGCCGGGGTTGCGAGAATGCTTGCCAAGTGACGCGGCACAAGTTTGCCGGAGGTAGCAGCTACCACAGCGGCAACAAGTGCGAGCGGGTGTTTACCAATACTGCAACTACCTGTCAGCCCGGGGGCAACGTTTATCCCGAAAAACTACGCATGCTCTTTGACCGTGAGACCAACGCTGCAGCCTTGCGCCGCATCGGCATTCCGCGTGTACTGAACATGTATGAGGATTATCCGTTTTGGCACCGTCTTCTCACATACTGTGGTTTCCAGGTTGTGCTCTCGTCGGAGTCGAAGATGCAACGCTACGAGGGTGCCCTCTGCATGGTGATGAGCGACAATATCTGCTTCCCGGCGAAACTGGTACACAGCCACATAGAAGAGCTGCAGAATTCGGGCGTGGAGCGCATCCTGATGCCCTACGTGGTGTTCGACAAGCAGGAGAGCCTGACGGCCGTCAACAGCTACAACTGTCCTATCGTGTCGGGCTATTCCGATGTCATCCGCAGCAGTATGTCGTCCGCCGTTCCTGTCGATTCTCCCGTTATCAACTTCGCTGACAGCCGTCTGCTCAAGAAGCAGGTGGTGGACTATCTCTTGTCGCTCGGCATCAGCCCGAAGATAGCCAATAAAGCTTTCAGGCAGGCTTTGCAGGCACAAGAAGACTACGAGACAAGCATCCAGGAGCTGACTCAGAAGATTCTGGATGAAGGCCGACGGAAGCGACAGATGATTGTTTTGCTGGCTGGACGCCCCTACCATGCTGATCCGCTCATTCAGCACCGCTTGAGTGAGACCATCAGTCAGATGGGTGCATGCGTCATCAGCGAAGACATTGTCAGGAATCGCCAAGATATTGCCGATGGTCATACCAACAGTGTACGCCAGTGGGCATACACAAACCGTATCATCAAGGCCGCACAGTGGGTAAGCTCCGTGGCAACCGACGTGCAGTTTGTGCAGATGACTTCCTTTGGCTGTGGCCCAGATGCGTTTATACAGGACGAAGTGCGTTCGCTGCTGGCCCGCCATCATAAAACCTACACCCTGCTGAAAATTGACGACGTGAGCAATATCGGTTCTCTGAAACTACGTGTCCGCTCGCTCATTGAGAGTCTGCGTCTGCAATCGGGTCGCGCCAACCCAATTGTGCTACCCTTTCAGACTATCCGTACCTATACTCGTAACGACCGTCGTCGGAAGATTCTTGTTCCACATATCTCTGAGTTCATCACACCCTTGCTGCCTGCCTTTGGCCATGTGGCTGGCTACGACATCGAGGTGTTACCACCCAGCGATGCCGAGTCGGCCGCTGTCGGACTGCAATATGCCAACAACGAAGTGTGCTATCCCGCTACGCTCATTGTGGGCGACATCATCAAGGCACTACAGTCAGGCCGCTACCACCCGGAGGAGATTGCCGTAGCCATGTCGCAGACAGGCGGACAATGCCGTGCCACCAACTACGCGGGTCTCATCAAGCGGGCAATGGTGCAGGCGGGCTTCCAGCAGATACCGCTCATTACACTTGGTGTGACCACGAACGAAACGAAGGCCAATCAGCAAGAGGGATTCGACTTTCCCTGGCTAAGGCTTTTCCCTGTGCTTGCTACCGGTCTGCTGTATGCTGATGCCGTGGCCAAGATGTACTATTCCACCGTCTGCCGGGAGAAACAGGCAGGTACAGCTGACGTGCTGCGCGACAAATATCTTCGTCTTGCCTCAGAGGTAATACGAAAGCATGACACGAAGCAACTCATGTTGCTGATCGACCAAGCTGCTTCTGAGTTTAATGCAGCCTGCACAGACCGGAAGACGAAGAGGGTAGGCATCGTTGGTGAGATATTCTTGAAGTTCAATCACTTTGCCCATCAGCAAATCACCGACGTGCTCATCAACCAGGGGTTCGAGGTGGTACCGCCGCTCATCACGCCCTTCTTCCTGCAGGAATTTGTCAACGTCGTGCAGAACAAACGACTGGGACTTTCCGCTTCACACCTTCCTTCGGTGGTTGTCCGTATGCTCTACCGTCTTGCATGGCGACACATACAGCGGTTCAACAGTGTACTCAGCCGCTATCCGCAGTTCACGCCTTTCACCGACATTCGTCGCGAGGCGCGTTTGGCCTTTCATATCGTGTCTCCCGCTGCCCAGGCTGGCGAGGGCTGGCTATTGCCAGGCGACATGATGGAGCTGGCAGAGCAGGGTGTGAACAGCGTTATCAGTCTGCAACCCTTCGGCTGCATAGCCAATCACATCGTTGCAAAAGGTATCGAGAAAGCTGTTCTGCGACACTATCCCCACCTGAACCTGCTCAGTCTCGACTTTGACAGCGGGGTAAGCAGCGTTAATGTCATCAACCGCCTGCTGCTCTTTCTCGATAGTGCTTAG
- a CDS encoding beta-galactosidase, which produces MKKVLLMMVGWLLTMTASAKGEDKVYQFDKPLYGAAYYAEYTPTDRLDEDIRLMKEAGLTVVRVGESTWSLFEPQDGQFEFAWMDRIIDALHKAGIKVILGTPTYSIPSWLAAEHPEVLSQKWDGGQSHYGIRQNMDLLNATYRRYSERIIRKMMEHYAQHPAIIGYQVDNEVEARKIDNPDYFEGFREYIRQEFHGDLKELNRRWGLNYWGMNINRWEDFYDRKGVTNPSYKVWWERWNRKVTADFLNWQADIVSEYKRPDQFIMHCFMPSFYDIDQVEAFRQMEYPAINVYYTMQNGQDGQWISYSCDFMRTVSRSHNFLITETNAQGTGWSSRNQWPPYDGQLRQNMYAFLSGGANMVEYWHWSTLHYGQETYWRGILGHDGKPNRVYREFQRGAKELEKIGDRLVNLKKRNRVALLFSHDSKHALDFMPYTDRDQYKVDMMYDALYRQNIECDILPVDKPEMQDFSQYDMLVVPSLYVATDELLRKISDFVREGGEVVMLFKSGYTDYDNAVRPVLAPGPLAEACGFTYQEYSSINKLPLKPSSPLHLEGSGEASVNTWMEFLQLTTAQPLATVEHQFFGQWPCITENQYGKGHLIYIGTVPSTDILYKLIARAADRKGIATLERQYQFPVVLRSGTNAKGRQIHYLFNFSYEPKTIAWPYQASQSLLDRQSLAKGQDITVEPWGVVIGEEK; this is translated from the coding sequence ATGAAGAAAGTATTACTGATGATGGTTGGATGGCTGCTCACAATGACGGCTTCTGCCAAGGGAGAGGACAAGGTTTACCAGTTTGACAAGCCGCTGTACGGTGCTGCGTACTATGCGGAATACACGCCGACGGACCGGCTCGACGAGGACATCCGGCTGATGAAGGAGGCGGGACTGACGGTGGTGCGCGTGGGCGAATCGACATGGTCGCTCTTCGAGCCACAGGACGGACAGTTTGAGTTCGCCTGGATGGATCGCATCATCGACGCGCTGCACAAGGCGGGCATCAAGGTCATCCTCGGTACACCGACCTACAGCATCCCGTCGTGGTTGGCAGCGGAGCACCCCGAGGTGCTGTCGCAGAAGTGGGACGGCGGACAGAGCCACTACGGCATCCGCCAGAACATGGACCTGCTGAACGCCACCTACCGCCGCTACTCGGAGCGCATCATCCGCAAGATGATGGAGCACTACGCCCAGCACCCCGCCATCATTGGCTATCAGGTGGACAACGAGGTTGAGGCGCGCAAGATTGACAACCCCGACTACTTCGAGGGCTTCCGCGAGTACATCAGGCAGGAGTTCCATGGCGACCTGAAGGAACTGAACCGCCGCTGGGGACTGAACTACTGGGGCATGAACATCAACCGCTGGGAGGACTTCTACGACCGCAAGGGGGTGACGAACCCTTCGTATAAGGTGTGGTGGGAGCGCTGGAACCGCAAGGTGACGGCCGACTTCCTGAACTGGCAGGCCGACATCGTGAGCGAGTACAAGCGCCCCGACCAGTTTATCATGCACTGCTTCATGCCCAGTTTCTACGACATCGACCAAGTGGAGGCATTCCGGCAGATGGAGTACCCCGCCATCAACGTCTATTACACCATGCAGAACGGACAGGACGGACAATGGATAAGTTATTCGTGTGACTTCATGCGCACCGTCAGCCGAAGCCACAACTTCCTCATCACCGAGACCAACGCCCAGGGCACAGGCTGGTCGAGCCGCAACCAGTGGCCTCCCTACGATGGACAGTTGCGGCAGAACATGTACGCCTTCCTCTCGGGCGGTGCGAATATGGTGGAATACTGGCACTGGAGTACGTTGCACTACGGTCAGGAGACCTACTGGCGCGGCATCCTCGGTCATGACGGTAAGCCCAACCGCGTCTATCGTGAGTTCCAACGGGGAGCCAAGGAGTTGGAGAAGATTGGCGACCGACTGGTGAACCTGAAGAAGCGGAACCGCGTAGCCCTACTGTTCAGTCACGACTCGAAGCACGCCCTCGACTTCATGCCCTACACCGACCGCGACCAATACAAGGTGGACATGATGTACGACGCACTCTACCGTCAGAACATCGAGTGCGACATCCTGCCTGTCGATAAGCCCGAGATGCAGGATTTCTCGCAGTACGACATGCTCGTGGTGCCCTCGCTCTATGTGGCAACCGACGAACTGCTCAGGAAAATCAGCGACTTCGTGCGAGAGGGCGGCGAGGTGGTTATGCTCTTCAAGAGCGGCTACACCGACTACGACAATGCCGTGCGCCCCGTGCTGGCTCCCGGTCCGCTGGCCGAAGCCTGCGGGTTCACCTATCAGGAGTATTCGAGTATCAACAAACTGCCGCTGAAGCCATCTTCTCCCCTCCACTTGGAGGGGTCGGGGGAGGCTTCCGTCAACACCTGGATGGAGTTCCTGCAACTGACCACGGCACAGCCCTTGGCCACCGTCGAGCACCAGTTCTTCGGTCAGTGGCCTTGCATCACAGAGAACCAGTATGGCAAGGGGCACCTTATCTATATCGGCACTGTGCCTTCCACCGACATTTTATATAAACTTATCGCCCGTGCTGCCGACCGAAAAGGCATCGCCACCCTGGAGCGCCAGTACCAGTTCCCCGTCGTCCTCCGCTCCGGCACCAACGCAAAGGGTCGTCAGATACACTACCTCTTCAATTTCTCCTACGAGCCCAAGACCATCGCCTGGCCCTATCAAGCCAGTCAGTCGCTGCTCGACCGGCAGTCCCTCGCCAAGGGTCAGGACATCACCGTTGAGCCGTGGGGCGTAGTAATAGGAGAAGAAAAATGA
- a CDS encoding TlpA disulfide reductase family protein, with the protein MNKKAIITLLFALVAMAGQGQVKCHVEGELRDTTQGKTVVFCPVDVDIRVSDNYITAKADAQGRFSCEVETDKMKLYNVFLHEQWERGSWRNENFLVENNATVTLCFDDNTWKVVSGGPEQMLKVKMDAEAERLYVSKLNEIKKQAEKEIRPRVEELQKQGKNPEEDTLLMKRDREFMAEYEKLYNEYRAWEFDYYAAHPMQYALYDIAERMQYRNDRYNEMKARLMNVYHTAYENFHPENPIHSTILTLEAAWHLTPGKPYIDFEALTPNGERVNVSSLYRDKVAVIDFWASWCGPCRQHSKDLIPLYEKYKEQGFTVVGIAHEDEVSRMTRAAEKEGYPWQNLVDLKDELKVWQKNGLGFSGGGMYLIDRDGTILSTSTEVDELEPLIRKALGLPDEAQTGWKVEAEQNRVGPSDPSRPFTDFSVVYNGKTTRLSDYIGRGQYVLVDFWASWCAPCLEEIPRIIAAYNKYRSRGLQVVGVAVSDKPVHTEAAIKEHLIPYPQIINAQDIATKAYGINGIPHIILFAPDGTILARGLRGEDIDKKLEEIFNK; encoded by the coding sequence ATGAACAAGAAAGCCATCATCACCCTTCTGTTCGCCCTCGTTGCAATGGCAGGGCAAGGGCAAGTGAAATGCCACGTCGAAGGAGAATTGCGTGATACGACGCAGGGAAAAACTGTAGTATTCTGCCCTGTCGACGTGGACATCCGCGTGTCTGACAACTACATCACGGCGAAGGCAGACGCGCAGGGGCGATTCTCATGCGAAGTGGAGACTGACAAAATGAAGCTCTACAACGTGTTCCTGCACGAGCAATGGGAACGCGGCTCATGGCGAAACGAGAATTTCCTCGTAGAGAACAACGCTACAGTGACGCTATGTTTCGATGACAACACATGGAAGGTTGTCAGCGGTGGTCCCGAACAGATGCTGAAGGTCAAGATGGATGCCGAGGCGGAACGACTATATGTCTCGAAGTTGAACGAAATAAAGAAACAAGCCGAAAAAGAGATTCGCCCACGAGTGGAGGAATTGCAGAAGCAGGGCAAGAACCCCGAAGAGGACACGCTGTTGATGAAGCGCGACCGGGAATTCATGGCTGAATATGAGAAACTGTACAACGAATACCGGGCATGGGAATTCGACTATTACGCTGCCCACCCGATGCAGTACGCCCTCTACGACATAGCCGAGCGGATGCAATACAGAAACGACCGCTACAACGAGATGAAGGCAAGGCTGATGAACGTCTATCACACTGCCTACGAGAACTTCCACCCCGAGAACCCCATCCACAGCACCATCCTCACGCTCGAAGCGGCATGGCATCTTACACCCGGCAAGCCCTACATCGACTTCGAGGCTCTGACACCCAACGGCGAGCGCGTAAACGTGTCATCACTCTATCGTGACAAAGTCGCCGTCATCGACTTCTGGGCCTCGTGGTGCGGTCCCTGCCGACAGCACAGCAAAGACCTCATCCCACTCTATGAGAAGTACAAGGAGCAGGGGTTTACCGTCGTTGGCATCGCTCACGAGGATGAGGTGAGCCGCATGACTCGTGCCGCCGAAAAGGAGGGCTACCCATGGCAGAACCTCGTCGACCTGAAGGACGAGCTGAAAGTGTGGCAGAAGAACGGTCTCGGCTTCTCCGGCGGAGGCATGTACCTCATCGACCGCGATGGCACCATTCTTTCTACATCAACCGAAGTGGACGAACTAGAGCCCCTTATTAGAAAAGCACTCGGCTTGCCCGATGAAGCCCAGACGGGATGGAAAGTAGAGGCAGAGCAGAACCGCGTTGGGCCAAGTGACCCGTCGAGGCCCTTCACCGACTTTTCCGTAGTTTACAATGGCAAGACCACGCGCTTGAGCGACTACATAGGACGCGGCCAATATGTCCTTGTTGACTTCTGGGCTTCATGGTGCGCCCCCTGTCTGGAGGAAATCCCCCGAATCATCGCCGCCTACAACAAATACCGCAGCCGTGGCCTGCAAGTCGTCGGCGTAGCTGTCTCCGACAAGCCTGTCCACACCGAAGCTGCCATTAAGGAACATCTCATTCCATACCCGCAAATCATAAATGCGCAGGATATTGCAACGAAGGCATATGGCATTAACGGCATCCCTCACATCATCCTTTTCGCCCCCGACGGCACCATCCTTGCCCGAGGACTACGTGGTGAGGACATTGATAAGAAACTCGAAGAGATTTTCAACAAATAA
- a CDS encoding GatB/YqeY domain-containing protein, whose amino-acid sequence MDLFDQISEDIKAAMKARDKVRLETLRNIKKVFLEAKTAPGANDTLSDADALKIISKLAKQGKETAATYTQAGRQDLADAELAQVEVLETYLPKQLSQEEIEVEVKKIIAEVGATSMKEMGKVMGTASKQLAGKADGRIISEIVKKLLA is encoded by the coding sequence ATGGATTTATTCGATCAAATTAGTGAAGATATTAAGGCCGCGATGAAAGCTCGCGACAAGGTGCGTCTGGAGACGCTTCGCAACATCAAGAAAGTATTCCTGGAGGCAAAGACGGCACCAGGTGCCAACGACACACTGTCTGATGCTGATGCACTGAAGATTATCTCAAAACTGGCTAAGCAGGGCAAGGAAACAGCTGCTACCTATACTCAGGCAGGACGCCAGGATCTGGCTGACGCAGAGTTGGCACAGGTGGAGGTACTTGAGACTTATCTGCCGAAACAACTTTCTCAAGAGGAGATAGAGGTAGAGGTGAAGAAGATTATTGCTGAGGTGGGAGCCACAAGCATGAAAGAGATGGGAAAGGTAATGGGCACAGCCAGCAAGCAGTTGGCTGGAAAGGCCGATGGCCGCATCATCTCAGAGATTGTGAAGAAGCTCTTGGCATAA
- a CDS encoding formate--tetrahydrofolate ligase, translated as MKTDIQIARECELKPIGDIAEKLGIDKNQIEPYGRYMAKVPFALIDEEKVKKSKLILVTAISPTKVGIGKTTVSIGLAMGLNKIGKNASVALREPSLGPCFGMKGGAAGGGYAQVLPMEKINLHFTGDFHAVTSAHNTISALLDNYLFQHRKEGFSLREIYWKRVLDVNDRALRNVVTGLHGDGIVSETGFDITPASELMAILCLATSEEDLQRRIENILLGITSDGKPFRVRDMGVAGAITVLMRDALSPNLVQTTEQTPAFIHGGPFANIAHGCSSVMATKMAMTYSDYVVTEAGFGADLGAEKFFNIKCRKAGLQPQLVVVVATTQGLKMHGGVALDHIKEPNADGLKEGLKNLNRHINNMQSFGQPVVVTLNRFDTDTEEEIAIVRKNCEDLGVGFAVNEAFLKGGDGAVELAQKVVDTIERIKPLPVNFTYPETDSIEGKIEKVCKRIYGAAAVEFSKTGMRKLESIRTIFADDKDICHYPVCIAKTQYSFSADSTRYGSPEGFTIRIRDVILNCGSEMIVAIAGDMLRMPGLPKSPQAERITIVNGEIEGLS; from the coding sequence ATGAAAACAGACATACAGATTGCTCGCGAATGTGAGTTGAAACCGATTGGCGATATTGCTGAAAAGCTTGGCATCGATAAGAATCAAATTGAGCCTTATGGACGCTATATGGCCAAGGTGCCTTTTGCGCTTATTGACGAAGAGAAGGTGAAAAAGAGTAAGCTGATTCTTGTGACAGCGATTAGTCCCACCAAGGTTGGTATCGGTAAGACAACCGTTAGCATCGGTCTGGCTATGGGCTTGAACAAGATTGGTAAGAATGCTTCCGTGGCACTGCGTGAGCCATCGCTTGGACCCTGTTTCGGTATGAAAGGCGGTGCAGCCGGTGGTGGCTATGCTCAGGTGCTGCCCATGGAGAAAATCAATCTCCACTTTACAGGCGACTTTCATGCGGTGACTTCGGCACATAACACCATCAGTGCTCTGTTGGACAACTACTTGTTTCAGCACCGGAAAGAGGGCTTCTCGCTGCGTGAGATCTACTGGAAGCGCGTGCTCGATGTGAACGATCGTGCCCTACGTAATGTGGTGACGGGACTTCATGGCGATGGCATCGTTTCGGAAACAGGCTTCGATATTACACCGGCCTCAGAACTGATGGCCATTCTTTGTCTAGCTACCAGCGAGGAAGATCTGCAGCGACGTATAGAAAACATCCTGTTGGGTATCACCTCTGACGGCAAGCCATTCCGTGTACGCGACATGGGCGTGGCTGGTGCTATCACCGTGCTGATGCGCGATGCCCTCTCGCCCAACTTGGTGCAGACCACCGAACAGACACCAGCTTTTATTCATGGCGGACCGTTTGCCAATATAGCTCATGGCTGTTCCAGCGTGATGGCTACGAAGATGGCAATGACCTATAGTGACTATGTGGTGACAGAGGCGGGCTTTGGTGCAGATCTCGGTGCTGAGAAATTTTTCAATATCAAGTGTAGAAAGGCTGGCCTTCAACCTCAGTTGGTGGTTGTTGTGGCCACAACCCAAGGTTTGAAGATGCATGGCGGTGTGGCACTCGACCATATTAAGGAGCCAAATGCCGATGGTCTGAAGGAGGGACTGAAGAACCTGAACCGTCATATCAACAACATGCAGAGTTTTGGACAGCCAGTTGTCGTTACATTGAACCGTTTCGATACCGATACCGAAGAGGAGATTGCTATTGTTCGCAAGAACTGTGAGGATCTGGGTGTGGGCTTTGCTGTCAACGAGGCTTTCCTGAAAGGTGGCGATGGTGCTGTGGAACTGGCACAGAAGGTGGTGGATACGATTGAGCGTATAAAGCCCCTGCCAGTGAACTTTACCTATCCAGAGACAGATTCGATAGAAGGCAAGATAGAAAAAGTATGTAAGCGCATTTATGGCGCTGCTGCCGTGGAGTTCAGCAAGACTGGCATGAGGAAGCTGGAGTCTATTAGAACGATCTTTGCTGACGACAAGGACATCTGTCATTATCCTGTCTGCATAGCTAAGACGCAGTATTCGTTCTCGGCGGACTCTACACGTTATGGTTCACCCGAGGGATTCACGATTCGCATACGTGATGTCATCTTGAACTGTGGTAGCGAGATGATTGTGGCGATTGCCGGTGACATGCTGCGCATGCCTGGACTGCCAAAGAGTCCACAGGCCGAACGCATCACCATTGTGAACGGTGAGATAGAAGGATTGTCGTAG